AGTCACATGAGAAGGATGATTACATCAACCAGTTCCCACGAAACATTATATCAGATCTTCTCGAAACTACAATGGTAACCTGATTCGATCTAAGAAATCTATCTAAATctgattttaaacatttttgatttttagattgtctttttttcttgtcgTCTTTTAGATTGTCTTTTAGGAaggaaaatttaaattattttgtactATTTACCACATTGATATGGAGTTTGGGTGGTGTTACTTTACATGTGTAAAGTGTAAGGGGACATACTTTCTCATactgaaaaaggagaatgaaATCATGAccgaaaaaaaaagtctctttgaGTGCAAGACTTGCAACCAAGATATTTCGAAGGTTATATGCAAGTACTTGATTTCGCATATTCATATATGTTGTCATGTTAAAAATTACGAAcgtttttaatattaatcaatTGGTTACGAGTGCTTTATGTATTGCAAGTATAAACTGGTGCTTGATGTCATGGATAGCACTGGTGAGACAAGTGTATTCTCTTCTACACCAATGCTATCAAGATAGTGAACCAAAATTCAATAGATGTACTTGGAAGACATTATGATGAGGTAACTGACTATTAtagtaatatttatttacaaatgaCCATTTTTTATCGCATAATAACTCCAATTTAAACAAACTTTactaaaaaaagtattttttgatTCAAGATCCTACTAGTGTGCCTTCTGCTTTGCAAGCGTTGGTAAGGAagactttcttctttctttcttctgtaGAAACATCCAACATTTTTTAGGGTAAAAAGACTTATAAGGTATCCTACATTGAGATTGATGATAATAGTACACATGTTGACAATATTGAAGAGTCTGAGATACAAGTTGATCCTAGGGATGTGATATCTAATGAAGTTCAGGTAAGTAGCTTTCCttaagtttttgtttaaaatacgTACGTGCGGGTAATTAATTTtcaacatttcaattttttaggaTCAAATGAATAGTAGTGGTATTGGGACATATGTTACCGCACCTTCATCAAAACAGAAAGAGGGTTCTAATGACGATGCAACATCACAGTCTTCAACGTCGAGAAAGCTGTGCCTACCATCAATCAAAGAAGCCATTTAATAAGTGATTTTCCTTGATAGACAACCTTCAAACCGTTAAGCCTGATGGCACTAGTGGCGGTTTAGCCTTATTTTATTCGAATGAGTCTCCGGTTAAGTTTTTGCTGCTAGATGAATAAGTGATTAATTTTCCTTGATCACCCTCATTTGCttcttcaatggcttctttAATTGATGGTAGGCACAGCTTTTTCGATGTTGAATACTGTGATGTTGCATCATCATTAGAATCCTCTTTCCATTTTGATGAAGGTGTGGTAACAGATGTCCCAGTAACACTATTATTCGTTTGAtcctaaaaaattgaaatgttgaAAAGTAATTACTCACACACGTACATATcttaaacaaaaacttaaagaaaCCTACTTACCTAAACTTCATTAGATATTACATCCCTAGGATCAACTTGTATCTCTGACTATTCAATATTGTCAACATGTGTACTATTATCACCCATCTCAACGTAGGACACCTTATAAGTCTCTTTACCCTCAACAATGTTGGATATTTCTACAGAagcaagaaataagaaagtCTTCCCCACCAACGCTTGCAAGGCAGGAGGCACAATAGTAGGATCTTGAATCgggaaatatttatttagtaaagTTTGTTCAAATTGGAGTTATTATGAGATTAAAAATGGtcaattgtaaataaataatagttAGTTACCTCATCATAAGGTCCTTTAAGTACATCTATTGAAGTTTGGTTCACTATCTTGATAGCATTGGTGTAAAATAGAATACACTTGTCTTACCAGTGCTATCCATGACATCAAGCACCAGTTTATACCTAAATATGTAAAGCACTCATAACCAattgattaatattaaaaacgTTCGTAATTTTTAACATGACAACAAATATGAATATGCGAAATCAAGTACTTGCATATAACCTTCGAAACATCTTGGTTGCAAGTCTTGCACtcaaagagagtttttttttgttttcggtCATGATTTCATTCTCCTTTTTTGGTATGAGAAAGCATGTCCCCTTACACTTTGCACAGGTAAAGTAATACCACTCAAACTCCATATCGATGTGGTAGATagtacaaaatattttaaatttcccTTCCTAAAAGACAATCTAAAAATCAGAaatgtttaaaatcatatttagaTAGAGTTCTTAGATCGATCAGGTTACCATTGTAGTTTAGAGAAGATCTAATATAGTGTTTTGTGGGAACTGGTTGATGTAATCATCCTTTACATGTGATTGCTTTAGACAATCACTGTTCCTTTCCCCGGAAGTAAGTTTCAAATCATCTTTGGCAGCCTGTTTTAATAGTCAAACAccagttttaaaaaatatgtaatttactTGAAACTGAAAACATAAGGGAATTTTAAATAGTACTTCTCAACAAAAGCTTGAACAGCAGGGTACTCTGGATTAATTAGCATCAACGACATATCAAAGGCATTTGCAATTGTTCTCTCTCCTACACATTAAAAATAGACAATATGAACAACACATCACATAACAACATAAACAATGTATTAGATCAAAAATAGATATCATTGTATGTGTTAATCTTCCCAAAGCGGATCAAACGGATGAACATTGACTCATTTGCCTTATGACATGTTGTCCACATGTTGTCGACAAACTTGCCCAAAAGGGTGCATGACAAACGCTGATCACTACTCCACCAAAATTGTTTGACCATTAAGAAAACATCATTAAATTAACAATGTTTAGTATTTCAGGTTTCTTAGTTAATAAACATTACACAGTATATGGAGAATAATTGAACTTATTACCTGGTATCTCGCAGCATAACCTCTAATCTCTTTTTCGGTTTTTCATTGAGCTTAGATGTTTTCATTTCGCCAATTGAAACAACATGTCCAACAACGTCTAAAGTAGGAAAAAATTTGATTCAGTTAATAGCATAAAATTAAGAGTTCAAACTATTTATGTAAACCACAAAATATATTAGACTTACCAATCAAAATGTGTTCATTCAGACCATCTTCAGTGAGGATGTTCTCGTATGAAGCTAGatccaaataaaaattggtTCAAATCGAAGCACATCGGATTATAACGGTTGAGTTCATGATGGTCATCTTGTATGGATGTTTGGTTGCACGAAACTTTCCTAATGACCTTTTCAGTTGAAAGTTCTCAATTATTCTCCATTCACCAAAAACAATAAGCTTTTGGAATTTGTTCAACTGCTGCTTCTTAACCGTGGCATGACTGAGCGAACTCTATCATGGAATATTAAACAGAGTTATTAAAACTTGtactctttttattatttgaagtaaatatttttataagttataagaAAAATGAGAGAATTACTTACTGCAGAATAAGCCAATATGATCTTTATTGTCTCTCTAGTGTATGTCGTATATTGCTTCCATATATGAACGATCTTGACTCTTATATTCCATGTTGTTTTGAAGGCCTTGAGCTCCGAAACATTTGTGAATCCATCGGTGGCCGCATGACTTATTTCAAGGtgaatttctattttgtttgttcATATGTTTGATGCGTTTTAAGATTTACGTTgtattttatggtttttatagCATTTGAAGTTGGGTTTGGGTGAAAGGTAGAATATTCAATGAAATCAATTtaagattttctgtttttgatttgatttttggtttgatatgATATACCATAGTAAGATTAGGGATTCAATCCAATTGTTTCCGTTATTAGTTGTGATGACTGATCTAGCCTATTTAATTACGAAAACAAATGGTAATTAATTTGAAAGGGTTGTTGTGATTGTTTGAAATGAGAATATTTGTGATTAACTGAAAATATATGCAGttaattatttgatttcatTTGGTTGATTGATATGATACGAAAGAGGCTCATTAGGGATTGCATATTATTATTTGCCATTTTTATAGTACGTGCGGATTCTGATGtcttttgtatttgatttctCGTACAGGTTTAAGAAAAAGATGGTGTTTGGAAACATCTCTAATATATCTAAGATCCGAATGAGATAATCCCAAACACTAGAGGATCCATGTTTTTTCTACCCATTtgattatcttaatttttttttctcttcttcctttctttaaGCGTAGGGACAATATAtagaatttttgtaaaaaaaataatttctgctTTTTCTGCATATTATTAGTTGTcattttaatagtataaattattgTAGAAAATTTACTTTTAGTAACTATATGTTTCTTTATCAaaagattatatttataatttgttttatgattaataattttttatttacttgattttttaaatgatttttttttagaattaaaatttgTGTAAATTAACAtgtattataatttaataacttttgaaattgataTTTATGATGATCTGatgaattagtaacttttaaaatcatactttatataataaaagatgcgaaattattaaaattatcgTTACAAAAAAATGACGATGgtgacaaataaataaataaataatagtaacgttggaatatatatagctaatcaactcaaaaaaaaaactgaacaaaaaaacgaaaattaaaaaaaaaaaaaaaaaaaaacaaaaggccTTACCTCACCTTTTCTTCGTCGTTTCAACTCTGTCTTTTGACTCTGTTTCCGTTTTCCTCTCTCACGACCACCGCTTtatcgaaaagaaaaaacaaaaggcaTCTGCTTTTACTTCTTCACAGTTCACAGCCATGGCGGATTGGGCTCCAGTTGTCGTCGGAGTTGTATTATTCGTGCTCCTCTCTCCAGGTCTCGTCTTCTCTTTGCCTGGACATCACCATACTCTCCAATTCGGCGGCATGAAAACCAACGGTAAAGCCATCGCTGTTCACACACTCATCTTCTTCGCCGCTTACACGATCTTGATCCTCGCTGTCAATCTCCACATCACAACCGGCTAATTTTTTAGAGGGTAACGAATAAATAAAGGTAACCCTTTTTGCTGAATCTGGGTTCTTCAGGAATCAATCAATCTTCTGAGATCTGGAACTCTgtttttagggattttgtatacttttactctgttctgctctgtttttaaaaaatgtgttgGTGCATTGAAATATTACTGAAAATGTATTAATCATTAAGCTTGTATTGTTGTGATTAAAGTTATAAGGAAGATTTGATGTTTGATTCGATCTTTTCTTGAGCTATTCAGAGTTGACAAATTGAATTGTGGAATCCAAAGTTATAGATTTTTAAACCATAATTAGCAAAGAATCAGAGATTAGCGAAAAAatgtggcaaaaaaaaaaaacaagggaaATTTTGTAGCAAAAAGAAGATGCTTTATATTGCATTGTTACATGTTGAAGCCACAAGAGAGATCAGCATTTGATGTATGATTTGAGCTGAAATTGaattttggaaaaacaaaattaccgattattttatttgtatacaaCTCTTTTATGATCACCCTGCTTGAGACCCTATGAGCGAAGAACCAGAGATTTtagcaacaaaaagaaagaaaaataaatagagaaagGTGAAGCTTCAAACCAAAGAAGCTGCCTTTGTTATATAAACTACAAGATGATCAGAAATGGATGTGGATTTGTATGGCAATGATCAAGATAGTGAGTATACAGAAGTATATAATGGCGTGGACCAAAATCGAAATCCCGCTTGTGCTCATGTTCCCAAACTCCATCACTCTTGTTCTTGCCGGTAGCTGAAAGAGTAATCCTGGTGACAGTAGGATGAACAGAGCCACTGCTACTATCACGGGTCCCCAGTCTGCACTCATTTCTCAACAAAATTTCTGTAATCTGATATGTGTTTGTGTTGCAGGTGAAAATGGAAGTTAAAACTGAGAATGGAGAAGCTTGTTAGTGTTTTATGTAGAGTTATGGGGTTTCTTGGTGGCTAAGGAGAGGAATTGGTTTAGATGCTAAGCTTTGTGAAGACTACAAAAGAAAGGTATTGTATTCTTGAAGTGggagttactttttttttggtctatacTAAACTTTCTTTATTCTTAATTCTTCAATCAATTGCTTCTTTAAgtttctgttttctattttctacaACTGCTTTACAGATCGTTGTTGGTGTGTGTGTTTCtgcttttggtttttgcttttgtgaAAGAGTTGCTTAAAAGTAGATGACTGTGTAAAGATGATATAACcagttgttgtttctttgtAAGGGTCTAGTTTGATAGTTTCCTTCATAGGTTTGGATTTAGCTTTTTTGTCACTCTCGCAGAAACTGTTTTGGACCAGTGAAAGTTGGTATCCTATTGATGTAAACCAAACTAATCGAGGCAAACCGGGACTGACTTAGGTAGTTTGGTATCGAAGATTGATTGCTGGTATTGATTTATGTTTTGACTCTGTAGCCCTTTCCAAAGGTTAAATTATTTTCCGTGTTTCAGGCTTTGCACTTGTTGGTGGTTAATGAAATCAAGAACCAAAGGACTGTATAGTTTATATGCGATGTGTTCATGTTAGATTGTTAGGTAGTAGTAGTTCCTTGACATTAGCGCGCTGCATCAGTGTTGATCTTGATCCACTTCTCGGTTTCCATGGTCTGCATGATTCAAGGTTACCGCAACTACATCGGTCttacttatctttttttttttttcctgcagcTATGGAATCCTTTGAAACTTTCTGAAATCATTAGTTTGGTCATAGACTCAGAATCCTTTCTCCACTGAAGACCCCATTGGACAGTTCGGTTTTTTGGAGGTTGGTTCCAGTTATCGGTTAAACTTAAACCGAACAAAGTAGTATACTTGCAGCTGTAATTTATGTACTCGGGTGGTGAAGTACAGGACCATACCTACTGACTTGCCTCCCAAGAACGACCATAATAAGTTTGTACTTTTTTCCCCCAACCAAATGTTATGGATCGGAACCCTTTGGTAAGTGCTATGGCTACAAGTAGAAGAGttgaaataaaagaataattgtACCAAACGCTATTAGCATTTATCAAATATACAAGCTATGAGTTAACACTTATTTAAGAGACCTGAATCTGAATCTCATTTAAGTAGTTGGATTGCTTCGATCAAATACGAACCAATCTATATTTCGATTACATTCAAAACATAATTTAGTTGAAGttaactcattttcttttctagGCTCAACATCTCacatgaaagttaaaaaaaaaactcataacgCAATTCCATATATTGTTCGGCTTATTATTGGCCCCAATATAAACAAGATCACTCATATTAAATTGTGAAAGCATGCTAGCTAAGAGATAATGCCAATTTAACATATAAGTAAGCACAAGAGTTAGAGTGTTAGACTATCGTCGTGACCAGGAATAAAAGACCTGGACAACCTCAACGGTAAAAGTCACTGGGCCTGGCCAGTTTTAAGAAAATAGGTTATTTTTCTACCAAGTTGTGCATTGGCAGCAGAACAAGTAAAAGttctcaaatatattattttaatatatttcatataatttaatttttgttttaaattaaaaaaaaaatgataaaacaaaatcaatagagTGGTGTCATTTGTAAGATAAGTCTATCACTAAGTTTCTCATGGTTTTTCTATGAGAATCAATTAGAGCATGAGCATTGGTGTTCCTCACATTTTGGTCCGTCAAATATAAGAAGATTATTTTCAGAATTTCTTAAGTTTGGTATAAGCATTGGTGTCCCTCACAATTGGTCTcctgaataaaataataatattttaaattgtaaaaattaattatttaaattaataagtaaaaacatattaaagttttaattaaaataaaacatatgacattaacattaaaaacataagaaaattataaagttacaaaaacttgaaaaaaaaaacaaaacgtacaattaaaacattacaaattaaaaacataaaacatacaaacatcaaaaataaaaacaagcaTTTTCTTCaattcatagaatttttttaattaatcttcattatctggaagatgtccaaagttagtccaaatatgctcaatcaaatcttcttttaaCCGTTCATGGACTTTTTTTATCCCGAATTTTTGTAAGTCGAGTAATCGTAGTGCTCATATTTGAACCCAAGCTGGCGGCACCGacggtatatgtttgatccacatcttctccgtgttgaaattaaaaaacaatgttTCGGAAACTGTATGTACCTCGTTCATcctcgacaatcatattatggagtattatgcatgctCTCATAACATGTgctattttgtatttatcccataaacgagatggatttttaacaacggcgaatctagcttgcaagactccaaaggcacgctcaacatctttccgcacagcttcttgttttgtAGAAAAGAGAGAACTTTTCATACCTTGTGGAAGCCGGATAGATTGTATAAAAGTGacccattttggataaataccatcggtGAGATAGTACGCCAAATTGTACTCCCTTCCGTTGACAAAGTAGTTGACCTCCGGAGCTTTACCGTTaagaatgtcatcaaaaacatttgatCGATCTAGCatattaagatcgttcatagtacctggagctccaaaaaaagcATGCCATATCTAGAGGTCGTACGAAGCTACCGCCTCCAACACGATTGTAGGTTTTCCGGTTGATCGTGAATACATCCCTTTCCAAGAtgttggacaattcttccactcctagtgcatacagtcaatgctcccaaccatcccgggaaatccacgtttttcattttcatagagTAGTCTTTCTAGGTCGTCCGGTCTGGGACGTCTTAGGTATTCATCGCCAAACAACAGGATTATTTCGGCGGTAATCTCGTGCAAACATTTCCGAGCTGTTGAAGCACCAATTCGTACATACTCGTCAACTGAGTCGGACGCAGTACCATATGCCAATtgacgaattgctgcagtacatttttgtataggtgaTAGACTAGCCCGTCCGGTTGCATCCTAGGATTGATGGAAATACTCGACTTCGGTAGAGAGATGTTGCACAATACGCATGAACAATGGCTTGTGCATGCGAAACCGTGGCCGAAATAAATAGTCCGGGTATGTTGGAGTATCACTGAAATAATTattccaaagattattgtggccttcttcccggTTTCTCTGGATAAAAATCCGTTTCTTTGGCTCTATTGGTTCTTGAATGATATTAGAATTCTcaagaaaattatcaaaataagcatcaaaatcatcatccacACAATCTCTTTGGTAGTGATAATGGTATGATGAAGATgccatttagaaaaaaaaagagaagtggagatcttgattttgtttgtttggttttgtgttacaAAGGaacctacatatatataggaaatgTTATGACATGCTTTGTGTTACCTGTGATATCAAAATATCCAAGCATTGTGTTACCCGTGATATCAAAATATCCAAGCATGTGACTCCTTTGTATGCTTGTGACTACATAGTAACGATCCGTGACACTAAAATGTTGACGACTTGATATTTTCGGTAACCAAAAGCTTACAAACAGATTCCCAAAATCATACAAAGGCCATAGATACAAACCATTAATTATTTAGACATCACACATCGTTCTCAGAGTGTCCACTACTGTTTAGTCTCTCTGCAGCTGCATAAGCCCCACAAAACTTGTTAGTGAACTCATTGACCTTGAACCACCTCTGCTTACAGTTTATGTTCAGCCCCTGTTCACCATTGACTATAGAATGAGGAGACTCTGCATAGTATTTTATAACCCTTTGCCAAAAGCTTCCTcctttttgttgatttgcaatAATCGGGTCCTTTGAAGTGTTCAGCCACACACTGATAAGAATTTCATCGTCAGCCGGATTCCATTTCTTCCTATCCTTCCTGACAGGTGTCTCTTGAGAAAGTGGTACATCCTGGGATTGTTGAGAGCTCCAAGGAGGTATTTCATAAGCACCATTGTCGCCAGGTGGTGGAAAACTCTCATAAGGAGAGTTTTCTTGGTTAAGTGACTCTCCTTGACTGTTGAGAAGCTCTAAATAACTAGAGGACTGACTGAATGGATTGTAAGAACTCATAGGAAGAAGAGTTTTAGATGATGAGGAATCGGAAATGTTATTGAGATGATGGAGAAAGATTGAAGGCTGGTTTGGTGTTTAAAAGGTGAAAAGGTATCAAGTAATAAATTACCATTCATAATGACCTATCCTTCAACTACCtaagtctaatcacaatttatgacaacttacacaactacaaagcataatAGTATCCCATTAAATTCATAGAGGACATTTCTGATGCTATCCTTTATACAAAGATCAACTATACAACAACCAAAGCATTTTCAGAACACGATTCcaccaaacaacaaccaatgGACATTTCTGATGCTAATGGAATCAAGTATTTACTTCTGACTAGATGATTGTTGCTACTTCTTCTGTGATTTCCCGTtattgtgtttctttcttcacGTGACGCTGAGGAAAATCATGAACAACAAACAATTGCAAGGTTATACTCAGTTTAACATAAAAGAATCAACATAATCCAAACAAACTGACAACAATCTTAAGTCAAAGCAAGAAACTCAGACACTCAAACTAGctaacaaagaaacataatccAAAAACCTAATTCGAACAAAAACTGAGACACTCAACTATCGAAACCCAAAACATaatcgaaaaccctaaatcgaaacaaaaatcagagacaACATTTACCTAAACCCAGAGAGTAAACTATCCAAACAAAGCGACTAAACTATCGAATCCCAAAAGCAATatcgaaaaccctaaatcgagatTACATCATAAATACTAAATCATCTAAAATCGCAAATGGCGTTGGAACTCAAACCTCCTTTCAATTGGAACCAGCTGATAATCTTCTAGATGATACAAAATACGGATGAAACCGCCGACGTTTGATGAATCGCCAAACTCTCGCCGTTGAGATGGAGAGAATCAAGAGAGAGACTCGGAACTGCTCTGGACGGACCGAATTTTGGGTtcgcccaaaaaaaaacaccaaccaCACAGACGCTGCCACGTGTAACGAAGGACGAAGCAAAAACGTCCCGTTTGGAGGAACGTTTCTTCAATAATCTATTTCTctcgatttatttttttaattaaaataccgAAGGATGCAGCCAACATACGCTAATGCACTTGCTCTTATGTCTATCACTAAGTCTCTCAACTttctcattatttttgtttttaatattcttgAGAATGTAGGTGAGAAACCCCGACGCACATGACCTAACGGTGTGTTGTTTGTAAAATGATCTAAggaattattaaatattttttatgaaggaataaaatataaaaaaggttcaactttaaaatagaatagaaaatagAGTTAGTTTAAATATGGAGTAGTCCAATCAATTATTCTATTTTAGAGTGAGAGATGGAGTAGGGTTGGAAAAGATTTTACTCTATAATAAAATtcttttactctaaaatagaataAGGTTGGAGATGCACATATGCCTTCGGTGAGCAACTAGTTATGAGCTACAAAAGTTTTGCTGCAACACGATTAGtgttttgtataattgtatatttGGATAACAAAAGTGTAGAATGTTATAGCTCTATTATAATCCGTAGAGACAAttatatttggatataaaaaGTGTATAATGTTTTGGCTCTATTATAGTCTGTAGAGGTAATTTACAGATCTTTTGAATAAACGTGGCTTTGCTAAAATCATAGTTTCATTATTGTACGTTGACtagatcatcaacatcatcataattTTCCCTCCAAAATTCCAAATTCTCAATTTTCCTGCCAAAAGCACAAATCcgtaatttttgttaaaaattgaaatttatagttgccaaaatttaaaatttatcattttctcgccaaaaacgcaaacccacaattttctcaccaaaattcaaatccgtaatttcccgccaaaatctcAAACCCACAATTTTCCCGCTAAAAGCGCAAACCCGcaattttcctaccaaaatgcaaacccataaatttctgaccaaaaacgcaaacctataaatttctcgccaaaaacgTAAACCCGTAAAATTTCTCaccaaaaacgcaaacctgtaaatttcccgccaaaaataaaaacccgTAAATTTCTCGCCAAAAGAGAAACctgtaaatttcccgccaaaaacgcaaacccgcaaacgtaaatttcccgccaaaaatgaaaacccgtaaatttctcgccaaaaacaCAAACCTGTAAATTTCCTGCCTGAAACGCAAACCTGTAAATTTCTTGCAAAAAACGGAAACctgtaaatttcccgccaaaagcGCAAACctaaatttcccgccaaaaatgaaaaccgtaaatttctcgccaaaaacaCAAACCTGTAAATTTCCCGCCAGAAACGCAAACCCGCAAACGTAAATTTCCCGTCAAAAATGGTAACTgtaattttccgccaaaatctcaaaaccacaattttcccaccaaaaatgCAAAATCTGATTTTTCCTCTATAACTTTCCACTAAAAGTTACGTgatggtgataatgatgatgatagtgaaaAGGAtgataaagattaattattattattattttatattatatattaattaatttttattgtagttGGTTAACCCAATTATTCATCTAACTTATTTAACTAAACGGATTCATGGGTTGATCCAACCCAATTGTTAAATGAGTTGAGTCAACTCATAAACTCATTAAACTTTTAAGTCATTGGATAATGAGTTGAGTTGGGTTGGGTTAACCATTTTGACacttttaattaaacttttaattatccAGGTTAATGATCCTCCTGAAGGGGGTCAAATTTCGGATGGATCACAGGTGGTGGTGGGAGTGGCTGCGACTACTGCTGGGGTAAAAGGACTTAATGATCCTCCTGAAGAGGGTCAAATTTTGGATGGATCACCGGAGGTGGTGGGAGTGGCTGCGACTACTGCTGGGAAAAGAGGACTTGTAGAGCCTATTGGTGAAAGTTCAATGGGGTCAGAGGAAGTAGCCAGGGAGCAGGAAATGGCTTCTGCCCATGTCTTGGATGGAGCGGTCGATAATACTATGGTTGATAATATGGTCACTAAGACCAAACCCGCTCTGGAGGATACAGGGTTGGCCCAGGAATTCACGGACATGGAGATATCTGGGTCGGTAATGTTGAACCATGATGCGGCTAAGGAGGAGGTCATGGTGGACCCTGTGTTCGGTGCTGTGGTGGGGGAGAAGGAGTGTACAGACGTTGATGCCTCTGATTTGGAGGAGGTGGAGTTTGCACACGGGCAGGAAGAGTTAGAAGAAACCAAGCCTGCAAGTGAGGATAACAGTTTCTTAGAGTCTAGTACGGGAGTTTCAACTAAGGTGGAGGTAGGCGAGAAGGGGAAAAAGGGGAAGGGGGTCTTGGTGCTTCGGGGGGCTTCTACTAAGAAGAGGAATGCCAACATGCTCCTGTCTCCTAGACGTAGGCCTCCTTCAAATGGTCAGGAATCTAGGTTGAGCGGAATCACAACAAGATCCCAGGAAGGGGATAAGGGATG
The sequence above is a segment of the Camelina sativa cultivar DH55 chromosome 10, Cs, whole genome shotgun sequence genome. Coding sequences within it:
- the LOC104720670 gene encoding glutathione S-transferase T3-like is translated as MSSYNPFSQSSSYLELLNSQGESLNQENSPYESFPPPGDNGAYEIPPWSSQQSQDVPLSQETPVRKDRKKWNPADDEILISVWLNTSKDPIIANQQKGGSFWQRVIKYYAESPHSIVNGEQGLNINCKQRWFKVNEFTNKFCGAYAAAERLNSSGHSENDV
- the LOC109126904 gene encoding LOW QUALITY PROTEIN: uncharacterized protein LOC109126904 (The sequence of the model RefSeq protein was modified relative to this genomic sequence to represent the inferred CDS: substituted 1 base at 1 genomic stop codon) yields the protein MFSISVHSHGGLGSSCRRSCIIRAPLSRSRLLFAWTSPYSPIRRHENQRXSHRCSHTHLLRRLHDLDPRCQSPHHNRLIF
- the LOC109126785 gene encoding uncharacterized protein LOC109126785, giving the protein MSADWGPVIVAVALFILLSPGLLFQLPARTRVMEFGNMSTSGISILVHAIIYFCILTILIIAIQIHIHF